From a region of the Verrucomicrobiia bacterium genome:
- the plsX gene encoding phosphate acyltransferase PlsX translates to MRIAVDVMGGDHGSAVVISGVKQALESDRAIQKIFLVGNETEIQRGRQQFQLSDARAEVVHASEVLTMDDKPLEGIRRKKDSSMVRAIELVYEGKADAVISPGNTGALVAGSMKLRRLEGVKRPAIAVRMPSKTRDFVLLDAGANDVCEPLHLAQFAVMGNIYAQKILGLSKPRVGVLSNGSEETKGNDLTRGAARLCSQLDLNFIGYVEGFDLFDDAVDVVVTDGFTGNVVLKTAESLSRAMMHLLKTELKANPVRLLGAKLSQGAFMQLKKRVDPEVYGGAVLLGLNGIVIKAHGSSRERAITNAIRVATEEISHGVNQTISQEITRANERLGT, encoded by the coding sequence ATGCGCATCGCAGTGGATGTCATGGGCGGCGACCACGGCAGCGCTGTCGTCATCTCTGGCGTCAAACAAGCATTGGAATCAGATCGGGCCATCCAGAAGATCTTCCTCGTCGGTAACGAAACGGAAATCCAACGGGGGCGCCAGCAGTTCCAACTCTCCGATGCCCGCGCCGAGGTTGTCCACGCCAGCGAAGTCCTGACGATGGATGACAAGCCCCTGGAAGGCATCAGACGCAAGAAGGATTCCTCCATGGTCCGCGCGATCGAACTTGTGTACGAGGGAAAAGCCGACGCGGTGATCTCCCCCGGAAACACGGGCGCACTTGTGGCGGGATCCATGAAATTGCGGCGCCTGGAAGGCGTCAAGCGTCCCGCCATCGCCGTGCGGATGCCGTCAAAAACAAGGGATTTCGTCCTGCTCGATGCCGGCGCGAACGACGTCTGTGAACCGCTGCATCTCGCCCAGTTCGCCGTCATGGGCAATATCTACGCGCAAAAAATCCTCGGCTTGTCCAAGCCGCGTGTCGGCGTCCTGAGCAACGGCTCGGAGGAAACGAAGGGGAACGACCTCACGCGCGGCGCCGCGCGCCTCTGCTCGCAACTCGACCTGAACTTCATCGGCTATGTCGAGGGATTCGATCTTTTCGACGATGCGGTCGACGTTGTGGTGACAGACGGCTTTACGGGCAACGTTGTTTTGAAAACGGCGGAAAGCCTCAGCCGCGCCATGATGCATTTATTGAAAACTGAACTGAAGGCAAATCCTGTGCGCCTGCTGGGCGCGAAGCTTTCGCAGGGCGCGTTCATGCAGTTGAAAAAACGAGTTGATCCTGAAGTCTACGGCGGCGCGGTGTTGCTCGGATTGAACGGCATCGTCATCAAGGCGCACGGCTCCTCCCGCGAGCGGGCCATCACGAACGCCATTCGCGTCGCCACCGAAGAAATCTCCCACGGAGTCAACCAGACCATTTCCCAGGAAATTACCCGCGCCAATGAACGGCTCGGGACTTGA
- the rpmF gene encoding 50S ribosomal protein L32, whose amino-acid sequence MGVPKRKPSKSRQRMRRAYNSVMTLPQLSTCPQCAAPYIPHRVCPACGFYKGRQVLTVTAGV is encoded by the coding sequence ATGGGCGTCCCAAAACGTAAACCGTCGAAAAGCCGTCAGCGCATGCGCCGTGCTTACAACAGTGTCATGACCCTGCCCCAGCTGAGCACCTGTCCGCAGTGCGCTGCCCCCTACATCCCCCACCGGGTTTGCCCCGCCTGTGGTTTTTATAAGGGTCGCCAGGTTCTCACAGTCACTGCAGGAGTGTAA
- a CDS encoding YceD family protein, with the protein MPLLLNLRHVEDKNVQLQGELPAEELELDVRDEMVRAEKPLEYDIEAQKLDDSLLLQGYLHLPLSCQCVRCLKPFDYDLDLENWTAHLPLEGDEKVAISGDFVDLTPHMREDILLEFPQHPLCEADCRGLPKTDSGKSNTSDSTSTAEPSAWAELDKLKL; encoded by the coding sequence ATGCCGCTGCTGTTAAACCTCCGCCACGTGGAGGACAAGAACGTGCAACTCCAGGGTGAACTGCCTGCAGAGGAGCTTGAATTGGACGTCCGCGACGAGATGGTGCGGGCGGAAAAGCCGCTGGAATATGACATTGAAGCCCAGAAGCTGGATGACAGCCTCCTTCTGCAGGGTTATCTCCACTTGCCCTTGTCATGCCAGTGCGTGCGCTGCCTCAAGCCGTTTGATTATGATCTGGACCTCGAGAACTGGACCGCCCACCTGCCCCTGGAGGGAGACGAAAAGGTGGCAATCTCAGGCGATTTCGTGGACTTGACGCCCCATATGCGTGAAGATATTCTCCTCGAGTTTCCGCAACATCCGTTGTGTGAGGCGGATTGTCGCGGCTTGCCAAAAACCGACTCTGGCAAGTCTAACACCAGCGATTCCACAAGCACGGCTGAGCCGTCTGCGTGGGCGGAGTTGGATAAACTGAAGCTTTAA
- the coaD gene encoding pantetheine-phosphate adenylyltransferase, which translates to MRTAIYPGSFDPLTNGHLDVIERAAKLFDRIVVAVATNDSKQALFSIPERVALVRSAVTGVPGVEVDTFENLLVNYAERQKAHAIIRGLRAVSDFEFEFQLALMNRKLNERVETIFMMPKDTYTFLSSRIIKEIARLGGDISTFVPENVRVALMQKLKQIPA; encoded by the coding sequence ATGCGAACGGCGATTTACCCCGGGAGTTTCGATCCGCTCACCAATGGGCATTTGGACGTGATCGAACGGGCAGCCAAGCTGTTTGACCGCATCGTCGTCGCTGTCGCCACCAACGACAGCAAACAGGCCTTGTTTTCAATTCCCGAGCGGGTAGCCCTCGTGAGAAGCGCGGTAACCGGGGTGCCGGGGGTGGAGGTGGACACGTTCGAGAACCTGCTCGTGAATTACGCGGAACGCCAAAAGGCCCACGCCATCATTCGCGGCCTGCGCGCTGTATCGGACTTTGAATTTGAATTCCAGCTGGCGCTGATGAATCGTAAACTGAACGAACGAGTCGAAACGATTTTCATGATGCCCAAGGACACCTACACGTTCCTGAGCTCGCGCATCATCAAGGAAATCGCTCGTCTGGGCGGAGACATCAGCACGTTTGTGCCGGAAAACGTGCGGGTCGCCCTGATGCAGAAGTTGAAACAGATTCCGGCTTGA
- a CDS encoding HAD hydrolase-like protein has protein sequence MRYRLLIFDSDGTLADTLPWMRSVFNDLAEVHGFRRVEPHEYEQFRDLHGGGLMRALGLPLWKLPRVVSDMRRRMAERPEPFELFAGIGDALDRLAAAGMRIGIVSSNSRLNVERILGHHAARVHHWACGASVFGKAAKIRAVIKTSGIRSQEVLYVGDEVRDAIACGKVGIHFGAVTWGQHSEAALRQHSPVVLFHSPEQMVEWICSGSSGAR, from the coding sequence ATGCGTTACCGCCTGCTCATCTTTGATTCTGACGGAACCCTTGCCGACACCCTGCCGTGGATGCGGAGTGTGTTCAATGACCTGGCAGAGGTTCACGGATTTCGCCGCGTTGAGCCTCATGAATACGAACAGTTCAGGGACCTGCACGGTGGTGGTTTGATGCGCGCCCTCGGGCTGCCCTTATGGAAATTGCCGCGCGTGGTCAGCGATATGCGGCGTCGCATGGCGGAACGCCCGGAACCGTTCGAGTTGTTCGCCGGGATTGGAGACGCGTTGGACCGGCTAGCGGCAGCGGGCATGCGGATCGGGATCGTGAGTTCCAATTCGCGGTTGAATGTCGAACGGATCCTCGGGCACCACGCGGCCCGCGTTCATCATTGGGCATGCGGGGCATCAGTCTTCGGAAAGGCGGCAAAAATCCGCGCTGTCATTAAGACCAGCGGGATACGGAGCCAGGAGGTTCTCTATGTGGGGGATGAAGTCCGCGATGCGATCGCGTGCGGTAAGGTGGGCATTCATTTCGGGGCGGTCACCTGGGGCCAGCACAGCGAGGCCGCGCTCCGACAGCATTCGCCCGTCGTGCTGTTTCATTCTCCCGAACAAATGGTCGAATGGATCTGCTCGGGATCAAGCGGGGCCCGATAA
- a CDS encoding SMP-30/gluconolactonase/LRE family protein, producing the protein MNPRSLRSFVAALILASAVSLPGQTASVGETGIPKGEILKFSFDRSRIFPGTERDYWIYVPGQYNPGTVACVYVNQDGIQWQAPAVFDRLIHAKEMPVTIGIFVTPGRVKASDTNTALDRFNRSYEYDGLGDNYARFLIEELFPDVESKKTGDGRAIRLSTNANDRAIGGSSSGAICAFTAAWERPDAFSRVFSAIGTYVGLRGGDRYSTLVRKTEPKRIRVFLQDGSSDLNIYGGDWWMANQAMQRALTFSGYEVQHVWGEGGHSGAHGTEVFPDAMRWLWKDWPEQVGKGNGSQQLQAILIPGEEWELVAEGYRLTEGPVSNAKGEVFFTDIPSSKAYRIGLDGKVAEFISDTKRANGQAFGPDGRLYSVATGEQKILAYDGEGGSPTVIADGIAGNDIVVARNGNVYVTNPGSNNRTPSKVWLIRPDGSKTEVDSGIRYANGIMLSPDQSLLYVADYWSHWVYSYKIQPDGTLGMKQRFYWLHSADGADDSAADGLRVDRDGRLYVATNLGIQVCDQAGRVNCIIPTPNGRITNLCFGGEKFDVLYATCFDKVYRRKVKTQGVHA; encoded by the coding sequence ATGAACCCCCGCTCGCTCCGGAGTTTTGTCGCTGCACTCATACTGGCGTCCGCTGTTTCTCTCCCCGGACAGACTGCTTCAGTTGGTGAAACAGGAATCCCAAAGGGCGAAATTCTGAAATTCAGTTTCGATCGGTCCAGAATCTTTCCCGGCACTGAGCGTGATTACTGGATTTACGTCCCGGGCCAATACAATCCAGGAACAGTCGCGTGCGTTTACGTCAACCAGGACGGGATTCAATGGCAGGCACCCGCAGTTTTCGATCGTCTGATTCATGCAAAGGAGATGCCTGTCACGATTGGCATTTTTGTCACGCCCGGGCGGGTGAAGGCGTCAGATACCAACACTGCTCTCGATCGTTTCAACCGCAGTTACGAATACGACGGACTGGGTGACAACTATGCGCGATTCCTGATCGAGGAATTGTTTCCCGATGTGGAATCGAAGAAAACCGGCGACGGCCGTGCCATTCGTTTATCAACGAATGCAAACGACCGCGCCATTGGCGGGTCGAGCAGCGGCGCGATTTGCGCCTTTACCGCTGCCTGGGAACGGCCCGACGCCTTCAGCCGCGTGTTCAGCGCGATAGGCACCTACGTTGGCTTGAGGGGCGGCGATCGCTATTCAACCCTGGTTCGAAAGACGGAACCAAAACGAATCAGGGTCTTCCTGCAGGACGGCTCGAGCGATCTGAATATTTATGGCGGGGATTGGTGGATGGCGAACCAGGCGATGCAGCGCGCGCTCACGTTTTCCGGATACGAGGTCCAGCATGTTTGGGGGGAAGGGGGACACAGCGGCGCCCATGGCACTGAAGTGTTTCCGGACGCGATGCGCTGGTTGTGGAAAGACTGGCCCGAACAGGTTGGCAAAGGCAACGGCTCGCAACAATTACAGGCCATTCTGATTCCAGGCGAAGAATGGGAACTTGTGGCTGAAGGGTATCGACTCACTGAAGGCCCGGTTTCGAACGCCAAGGGCGAAGTGTTCTTTACTGACATTCCCAGCAGCAAGGCATACCGCATTGGCCTCGATGGAAAAGTGGCAGAGTTCATTTCCGATACAAAGCGCGCGAACGGCCAGGCATTTGGCCCAGATGGGCGGCTCTATTCAGTTGCCACGGGCGAGCAAAAAATCCTCGCGTACGATGGCGAGGGCGGCAGCCCGACCGTGATTGCCGATGGAATTGCGGGCAATGACATCGTCGTGGCGCGAAATGGAAACGTCTACGTCACGAACCCCGGATCGAACAACCGCACGCCGAGCAAGGTTTGGCTCATTCGACCTGATGGCTCGAAAACGGAAGTGGATTCCGGCATTCGTTACGCCAATGGCATCATGCTCTCACCCGACCAATCGCTGCTGTATGTCGCCGACTACTGGTCGCACTGGGTTTACAGCTACAAGATTCAACCCGATGGAACCCTCGGGATGAAGCAGCGCTTTTACTGGCTGCACTCGGCAGATGGCGCCGACGATTCGGCTGCCGACGGTTTGCGGGTGGATCGCGATGGACGGTTGTATGTCGCTACCAATCTTGGAATTCAGGTTTGCGATCAAGCCGGCCGGGTGAACTGCATCATCCCCACCCCCAATGGCCGCATCACCAACCTGTGTTTTGGCGGCGAGAAGTTCGATGTCCTTTACGCAACCTGCTTTGACAAGGTTTATCGTCGCAAGGTGAAAACCCAGGGCGTTCACGCATGA
- a CDS encoding serine hydrolase domain-containing protein, producing MTRYLLLALTCGCVLLSPSCRAEKPHPRTSPGIEAFPHVQDLYEFAETFRAKYDLPALGVGIVKNGRIVALGMAGERKVGSGNWATLQDRFDIASCAKPMTATVAAILVEQGKLRWDMSIREIFPDLLPSIRSNYADVTLEMFLRHQSGLEQWMRINQRWAQWHRDHTHLSATEKRRLFAAKVLKDPPRHRPGTEAYYCNDGFLVAGSMMEQVTGRAWEELVRQELWEPLGLGSLQFGIVPQEEPAAIVWGHEKGFLGRTRGIQPNPGEFGTPPFGSPGGFLYASIVDLLRFVDFNIQGANGNGKLLNRDSFELLHRPRGNDPFALAWEVECKRDAQGRTVERSIYHGGYSGRSRSNMWFCPESQTGTVIVYNHGASDKADAYVEIFYALLKQIR from the coding sequence ATGACACGATATCTCCTGCTCGCCCTGACCTGCGGATGCGTCCTGCTGTCGCCTTCGTGCCGGGCCGAAAAACCTCATCCGCGCACATCTCCTGGCATTGAGGCGTTTCCCCACGTTCAGGATTTGTATGAATTCGCTGAGACCTTCCGCGCCAAATACGATCTGCCTGCGCTCGGCGTTGGAATTGTAAAGAACGGAAGGATCGTCGCACTCGGAATGGCAGGCGAGCGAAAGGTGGGCTCAGGGAATTGGGCGACGCTGCAGGATCGTTTCGATATAGCCTCCTGCGCGAAGCCGATGACCGCGACGGTCGCAGCGATTCTCGTTGAACAGGGAAAGCTGCGCTGGGACATGAGCATCCGCGAAATATTTCCGGACCTGTTGCCTTCGATACGTTCCAACTATGCTGACGTGACGCTCGAGATGTTTCTCCGCCATCAATCGGGGTTGGAACAATGGATGCGCATCAACCAACGCTGGGCTCAGTGGCATCGCGATCACACGCATCTCAGCGCAACGGAGAAACGTCGCTTGTTCGCTGCAAAGGTTCTGAAGGATCCTCCTCGCCATCGTCCGGGAACCGAAGCGTATTATTGCAACGATGGATTCCTGGTCGCGGGCAGCATGATGGAACAGGTGACAGGCCGGGCATGGGAAGAGCTCGTGCGGCAGGAACTCTGGGAACCCCTCGGCCTCGGCAGCCTTCAGTTTGGAATCGTTCCCCAGGAGGAACCGGCTGCGATTGTTTGGGGTCACGAAAAAGGCTTTCTTGGCCGAACGCGGGGCATTCAGCCAAATCCCGGCGAATTTGGAACACCACCCTTTGGATCGCCGGGAGGATTTCTGTATGCATCGATTGTGGACCTCTTGCGATTTGTGGACTTCAACATCCAGGGCGCGAACGGCAATGGCAAATTATTAAACCGCGATTCTTTTGAATTGTTGCACAGACCGCGTGGCAACGATCCGTTTGCGCTCGCGTGGGAGGTCGAATGCAAGCGGGACGCGCAGGGGCGAACGGTCGAGCGGAGCATCTATCACGGCGGCTACAGTGGGCGATCTCGATCCAACATGTGGTTCTGCCCGGAGTCGCAGACCGGCACGGTCATCGTTTACAATCACGGCGCAAGCGACAAGGCCGATGCGTACGTGGAAATCTTTTATGCGCTGCTGAAGCAAATCCGCTGA
- a CDS encoding RNA polymerase sigma factor: MNNQTDEQLLTDYAESRSESAFAEIVRRHVDLVYSAALRMVGDAHAAKDVAQGVFVALAANVQNAMGRPLAGWLHCTARNLAAKVIRTEVRRRAREQEAATMNDLPAPSPELSWERIAPHLDAALGELPEPDRNAVLLRYFQNQDLRTVGVALGISDDAAQKRVSRALERLRDIFARRGVSIASSSLAVALSAQSVHAAPLGLAAVISGVAIAGTTASASTFIAATKILAMTTIQKTVVTLLVVAGIATPLIIHQRSAARERAAAEALQAESDRLLRMQAEEDRLAAAAAGSHNGNGRADELERLRTTAAKLRSQSNSLAPLRAEKARNQAAANLPDVEPTEAEQQQVQAAMAENKKWLMASYMYSRKNNGQFPSSMTALDPKQPTAPGSSTANQFEIVYQGAISAVRTPQKVIVMRQKEPIPYGNRWAKVYGYADGHAEMHVQAGKDFTEWERQHIGTNAGQP, translated from the coding sequence GTGAACAACCAAACGGACGAGCAACTGTTGACGGATTACGCCGAGTCGCGATCGGAAAGTGCCTTCGCTGAGATTGTCCGCAGGCACGTCGATTTGGTTTACTCGGCCGCGCTCCGCATGGTGGGCGACGCCCACGCGGCAAAGGACGTCGCGCAGGGAGTCTTCGTCGCGCTCGCTGCAAATGTCCAAAACGCCATGGGACGGCCCCTGGCCGGCTGGCTGCATTGCACCGCGCGCAATCTGGCCGCAAAGGTAATCCGGACAGAGGTCCGCCGCAGAGCACGGGAACAGGAGGCAGCCACCATGAATGACTTGCCCGCACCATCGCCTGAGTTGTCTTGGGAACGAATCGCCCCGCACCTTGATGCTGCGCTCGGAGAACTCCCGGAACCCGATCGCAACGCGGTGCTGCTTCGCTACTTTCAGAATCAAGATCTGCGAACGGTCGGAGTGGCCCTCGGAATCAGCGACGATGCAGCACAGAAGCGCGTGAGCCGCGCCTTGGAACGTCTTCGCGATATCTTCGCCCGGCGCGGCGTCTCCATCGCAAGCAGCAGCCTCGCAGTCGCACTGTCCGCTCAATCAGTTCACGCCGCGCCCCTTGGTCTCGCAGCCGTGATCTCGGGTGTCGCAATCGCCGGGACCACCGCATCCGCATCCACCTTCATTGCCGCAACAAAAATCCTCGCCATGACCACAATTCAAAAAACCGTTGTCACACTCCTCGTCGTCGCCGGCATCGCGACGCCCCTTATCATTCACCAGCGTTCGGCAGCGAGGGAGCGCGCCGCTGCGGAAGCCTTGCAGGCAGAGTCGGACCGGCTGCTCCGAATGCAGGCCGAGGAGGATCGCCTTGCGGCCGCTGCAGCCGGAAGTCACAATGGCAACGGGCGCGCTGACGAACTGGAACGCCTCCGTACCACGGCTGCCAAACTCCGTTCGCAATCCAATTCGCTAGCGCCATTGCGTGCTGAAAAAGCGCGCAACCAGGCAGCCGCGAATCTTCCGGATGTTGAACCAACGGAAGCCGAGCAGCAGCAAGTTCAGGCAGCGATGGCTGAGAATAAGAAGTGGCTGATGGCTTCTTACATGTATTCGCGAAAAAACAACGGGCAGTTTCCAAGTTCGATGACAGCACTGGACCCAAAGCAGCCAACCGCGCCAGGCAGTTCAACCGCGAACCAATTTGAAATCGTTTATCAAGGTGCGATCAGCGCGGTTCGAACACCGCAGAAGGTCATTGTGATGCGGCAGAAGGAACCCATTCCGTACGGGAATCGTTGGGCAAAGGTTTATGGGTATGCTGATGGCCACGCCGAAATGCATGTGCAGGCAGGCAAAGACTTTACCGAATGGGAGCGGCAGCACATCGGCACTAATGCAGGCCAACCGTGA